A region of the Armatimonadota bacterium genome:
GGTCCGGGCCATGTAGGAGCGAGCATTCCTGTTTCAACTAGGGCATCAGGCCTTCCATATTCAAATCCAAGCTTTCCCTCAATGAGTCGATCATGGATGCTATCTCCAACGAAACTGAGGGGTTTGGGGATTCCGCAGGCATCTAGAATTGTGGGAGCGAGGTCAACTTCTTCAACTAAGCCCTCATATACCCCATGATATAAACCTTCCGGGTGACGAATAATTACTGGAATGCGGACCAAGCATTCATAGAAGACGCCAATCTTATGCCATGCGCCTTGATTGCCGAGAAGCTCTCCATGGTCTGAAAAGAAAATGACGAGAGTATTGTTCGCCTGACCTGTTTCGTCAAGGGTGTCGAGTATATTGCCGACCCAATCATCTACGTATCTTATCTGGCCCATATAGGCGGCGCGTGCATTGCGTATTTCGTCATCTTTTGCTTCGGCGGCTTGGCAGTTGATTTGCCAATTTTTGAGCCGCTTTGGCTTCCCTGAGCCACCTCCTTCGCGGTACTTCGGCGGCAGTGGAATGGAATTTCGGTCGAACATGGAAAAGTAGGGTTCTGGGCAGGTGTACGCCGGGTGTGGGTCCTGCCAGTTGACCCATAATAAATAAGGCTCACCGCTGTTCCTTTGTTGCTTGATAAAGTTGACAGCTTCGTTTCCAAGTCGGGCGGTTAGGTTGAAATGGTAATTATTTTCCATTGGGAACGCATCGAAGGAACGCTTGTATTTGGGATGGTCGTCATAGTTGCCTGCGCACACATGGTCTAGCTCATCCCAAATCTCGGAGAGCTGTTCAACATTGAAGCAGTGGTTTTTGCCAAACATTGCTGTCTTGTAACCCGCGGCTTTAAGTGAGCGAACAAGGTTTGGGACAGCATAATCAATAGTTGAACCGTAGTTACGATGGTTGTGTTCGGACATGCGGGTTGATGTTACGAAGCTTATTCGACTTGGCCCGCATAGAGGAGCGGCACAGTAAGCGCGATTTAGCCTGACGCCTTCCATAGCTAGGCGGTCAATGTTCGCCGTGCCAATCGTTGGATGTCCGTAGCATGACAGGTAGTCCGCACGGAGTTGGTCTGGACAAAGGATAAGGATATTAAGCTTTCTAGATTGTTTTGCCATTTTTTAAAGGTCCAGCTTCAAAGATTATTCATTTTGCGGTTTGGTTGGATAATTTGGACCATACAAGATTTTCTCTTTTCGTAAAACTAGGTCCCCATTTGCCACGAAGCGCTCATCTCTTTCTGAAAGGTGCTTTATAAGCCGATGCCGCCAGAATTTGAGCGTTCTTGAGTATGCAGGGTCATTAGCGAGATTGTGTTCCTCGCCGGGGTCCTCTTTAAGATCAAAGAGTTCTTGGCTGCCGTCGAAGCCATTAAATATGTACTTCCAACGCCCATCTGTAAGCGCATACCAATTATTCGTTGGGCTGTAGCAGACGTCATGTTCTAGGTCGAGATATTCGCGCCAGCTGTTCGCGTTGCCTCGTATGAGCTCAAGCAGACTGTGGCCATCAAGATTATTTGGAATAGTTGCACCTGCCGCATCGAGGAATGTTGGCAGTACGTCTCTAAGTTCTACGACTTGGGTCAACCTAATGCCTCGCTTTGT
Encoded here:
- a CDS encoding sulfatase-like hydrolase/transferase, with the protein product MAKQSRKLNILILCPDQLRADYLSCYGHPTIGTANIDRLAMEGVRLNRAYCAAPLCGPSRISFVTSTRMSEHNHRNYGSTIDYAVPNLVRSLKAAGYKTAMFGKNHCFNVEQLSEIWDELDHVCAGNYDDHPKYKRSFDAFPMENNYHFNLTARLGNEAVNFIKQQRNSGEPYLLWVNWQDPHPAYTCPEPYFSMFDRNSIPLPPKYREGGGSGKPKRLKNWQINCQAAEAKDDEIRNARAAYMGQIRYVDDWVGNILDTLDETGQANNTLVIFFSDHGELLGNQGAWHKIGVFYECLVRIPVIIRHPEGLYHGVYEGLVEEVDLAPTILDACGIPKPLSFVGDSIHDRLIEGKLGFEYGRPDALVETGMLAPTWPGPFGKPQKAPFSPNQFGPGAMITDGRFKLSIYYDDTPELYNLENDPEELENQFENPKLKEVRERLTLNLCRRILGAGVRDIGDIRWPEEYDDPRDSPLEIASKRKNPSK